A genomic region of Persephonella marina EX-H1 contains the following coding sequences:
- a CDS encoding exonuclease domain-containing protein gives MDIIRKLKILRYRNNSYFKKFFRDVNEKDINKITFCSFDLETTGLDVEKDEIISIGAVKIKEMKIDLSTSFYRIVKPERIPEKENILIHSITASEMKKGEDIRDVLPKFLEYIKGTVLIGYFVSFDISMLSKYTQKFYGFPILNPYIDVSQLYIKKKVKSYTPYEKIKEKSLDQIAEELNIPVRKRHNALYDSITTALIFLSLMKR, from the coding sequence ATGGATATTATCAGGAAATTAAAAATACTGAGGTATAGAAATAACTCTTATTTTAAAAAGTTCTTTAGAGATGTAAATGAGAAGGATATTAATAAAATAACTTTCTGTTCTTTTGATCTTGAAACTACAGGTCTTGATGTGGAAAAAGATGAGATTATATCCATAGGTGCTGTTAAGATAAAAGAGATGAAGATAGATCTATCAACATCTTTTTACAGGATTGTAAAACCAGAGAGGATACCGGAAAAAGAAAATATACTTATTCACAGTATTACGGCATCAGAGATGAAGAAAGGAGAGGATATAAGAGATGTTCTCCCGAAGTTTCTTGAGTACATAAAAGGAACCGTTCTGATAGGATATTTTGTCAGTTTTGATATAAGTATGCTCTCAAAATACACACAGAAATTTTACGGCTTTCCCATTCTAAATCCATACATAGACGTTTCACAGCTTTATATAAAGAAAAAAGTAAAATCATACACACCATACGAGAAAATAAAAGAGAAGAGCCTTGATCAGATCGCTGAGGAACTGAATATCCCAGTAAGGAAGAGACACAACGCCCTTTATGACAGCATAACAACAGCACTTATTTTTTTATCTCTGATGAAGAGATAA
- a CDS encoding AAA family ATPase gives MRNPFYYGGIVSEKYFCNRENEIKELKKDILNGLNILIYAPRRFGKSSLVIHTLEKLKKEKKLKYIFVDLMGISSKEEFINEYFNAVAQSLEEPLDKVINFFKNVIKFRPVIRVTVDEYGRTKFHLEFSPEKTLETLEEVLDLPLFYAKKGRNICIVFDEFQEIEVLGIENRLRSKLQHHSNRISYIFMGSKKSILQKIFQDKKRAFYRSVKHFQIKEISEKDWIKFIQDRFKKTGKDIDKSFIKEIVTITRGFPYYTQQFAYELWENTEKEVDEQVFKETLKLIMEREEDLFATEWDNLTSNQKKVLKLIVEKNGQNLYDEHILAKYEIKVGSLRKIIQILMEKDIIDRRENRYYLQDPLFEYWLKQKIY, from the coding sequence ATGAGAAATCCTTTTTATTACGGTGGGATTGTTTCTGAAAAGTATTTCTGTAATAGGGAGAATGAAATAAAAGAGCTTAAGAAGGATATACTCAATGGTCTTAATATTCTTATCTATGCACCACGAAGATTTGGAAAAAGTTCACTTGTAATTCATACTTTAGAAAAGCTGAAAAAAGAAAAAAAACTAAAGTATATATTTGTTGACCTGATGGGGATTTCCTCAAAAGAGGAGTTTATAAATGAGTACTTCAATGCAGTAGCCCAGTCTCTTGAAGAACCTCTGGACAAGGTTATAAACTTTTTCAAAAATGTTATCAAGTTTAGACCTGTAATCAGAGTAACAGTTGATGAGTATGGAAGGACAAAGTTTCATCTTGAGTTTTCTCCTGAGAAAACCTTAGAAACCCTTGAAGAGGTACTGGATTTACCTCTTTTTTATGCTAAAAAAGGCAGAAATATCTGTATAGTTTTTGATGAGTTTCAGGAGATTGAAGTTTTAGGAATAGAGAACAGATTAAGATCAAAACTACAGCACCACTCAAACAGAATTTCTTATATTTTTATGGGTTCTAAAAAGAGTATTCTGCAGAAGATATTTCAGGACAAAAAGAGAGCATTTTATAGATCTGTAAAACATTTCCAGATAAAGGAAATATCAGAAAAAGACTGGATAAAGTTCATTCAGGATAGATTTAAGAAAACAGGAAAAGATATAGATAAGAGTTTTATAAAAGAGATAGTAACAATAACAAGAGGATTTCCCTACTACACACAGCAGTTTGCTTATGAACTGTGGGAAAATACGGAAAAAGAGGTAGATGAACAGGTATTTAAAGAAACACTTAAACTTATAATGGAGAGGGAAGAAGACCTTTTTGCAACAGAGTGGGACAATCTTACATCCAATCAAAAAAAGGTTCTAAAGCTGATAGTGGAAAAAAACGGCCAAAATCTTTATGATGAACACATACTCGCAAAATACGAGATAAAAGTAGGATCTCTGAGGAAGATCATCCAGATCTTAATGGAGAAGGACATAATAGACAGAAGGGAAAACAGGTATTATCTTCAAGATCCGTTATTTGAATACTGGTTAAAGCAGAAGATTTATTAA
- a CDS encoding DUF6036 family nucleotidyltransferase — translation MNLLEKVKAEKDILKKHLLFSAWLSQKLKEKNIPLPVIVGGSALEIYTGGFYLTGDIDLVSPYRDEIEKVILDTGYFRKSGKNLISEKLGLFVEIVDEKLAGSMEKTNIIKIDENLDIRVIGLEDLIIDRLNACVHWKSYSDCEWAEVLIEEFKDKIDLKYLKERAKEEKVDEKLEELIKDEN, via the coding sequence ATGAATTTACTGGAAAAAGTTAAAGCAGAAAAGGATATCTTAAAAAAACATCTTCTTTTTTCAGCATGGCTTTCTCAAAAACTTAAAGAAAAAAATATTCCCTTACCTGTTATTGTTGGTGGTTCAGCGTTAGAAATCTATACAGGAGGTTTTTATCTAACAGGAGATATTGATCTTGTATCACCGTATAGGGATGAAATAGAGAAAGTTATACTTGATACAGGTTATTTTAGAAAATCAGGAAAAAATTTAATATCTGAGAAGCTTGGACTGTTTGTGGAAATTGTAGATGAAAAACTCGCAGGGAGTATGGAAAAAACGAACATTATAAAGATAGATGAGAATCTGGATATAAGAGTGATAGGATTGGAAGATCTGATTATTGACAGACTTAATGCATGTGTCCACTGGAAATCTTACTCTGACTGTGAATGGGCTGAAGTTTTGATAGAGGAGTTCAAAGATAAAATAGATCTTAAATATTTAAAAGAAAGGGCAAAAGAAGAAAAAGTTGATGAAAAGCTGGAGGAATTAATCAAAGATGAAAATTGA
- a CDS encoding type II toxin-antitoxin system Phd/YefM family antitoxin, translated as MKVLNISQAQKEFTKILNERVLIVDNKRKEKKAVILPYEEYLKLISKCKDKEYLLGLLTTGRFSKFKGVLNKS; from the coding sequence ATGAAGGTTTTAAATATCAGTCAGGCTCAAAAAGAATTTACGAAGATATTAAACGAAAGAGTGCTAATAGTTGATAACAAAAGGAAAGAAAAAAAGGCGGTTATCCTGCCTTACGAAGAATATCTAAAACTTATCTCAAAATGTAAAGATAAAGAATATTTACTTGGTCTGTTAACGACGGGAAGATTCTCAAAATTTAAAGGAGTTTTGAATAAAAGTTAA
- a CDS encoding acylphosphatase yields MERITLKTEIKYLSENDTVLRFIKQVAERNGIKGYVSREDDRILIISQGSEEQLTSFMEELGSKMPFSIFMRSSSTEVIDHPEEKGFHIKNEDLNIIPLNRSVCINCLEESLNPTDRRFFYPFISCNYCGSQYAFLFEYPFEREKTVFKFFHPCENCKKEYENSSSFRYRYELISCPDCFAPVFYRSKSKERIAFTPEEREKLFNAIAGLVSEGKPVKVKTANGYKVIGTIHEENIKKIREIEKTGRKPVTVLITDISKLDDIAYVNDTQIKALSSQERPVVKLQAKDAFLERDLVSQTGFVNFKLVDDPVLSFIAFFLKERGIPYIFIHDISEDNLDKINDGLDHDVPIVNIQKDTEVFTVGDRILIKEGEKGILPAVLKGKPVYNISVAGDYVAVPVEDGEYLIDRKDKVLPIIDGFLSKADEVRLLDGRYEVINIPYNNIRDFKDYEGALYSVVAEHNLLDQPFVGIYLSTKSDNNCFAVRSHTKPLKQLIKIKPVLLFEDFLKTVKWALEEIKSMSPEGERLISNYAKKFPDIFKKIEKIQLDDNGRESESITAVINLISVILGAFEQNDLSYFEEPAEIFENKALDYPKRKALKVDFFLYEEEGVFYLDWRTTLRSLMSYKIAGTDIPMLSYSFFEGLGEWIVNQSQTALTKLKINNLVLAGDLFSNPVLTGRILKHLPDRNILLNERLPIDVQNIAFGGLFVE; encoded by the coding sequence ATGGAAAGGATAACATTAAAAACGGAAATAAAGTACTTATCTGAGAACGATACCGTTCTCAGATTTATTAAACAGGTAGCAGAAAGAAACGGTATAAAAGGTTATGTCAGCAGAGAGGATGACCGTATACTGATAATCTCTCAGGGAAGTGAGGAACAGCTTACCAGTTTTATGGAAGAGTTAGGCTCAAAAATGCCTTTCTCAATTTTTATGAGATCTTCATCAACAGAAGTTATAGATCATCCGGAAGAAAAAGGTTTCCATATTAAAAATGAGGATCTAAATATAATCCCATTAAATAGATCAGTATGTATAAACTGTCTTGAGGAAAGTCTAAACCCTACGGACAGAAGATTTTTTTACCCATTTATATCCTGTAACTACTGTGGGTCACAGTATGCATTTTTATTTGAGTATCCATTTGAGAGGGAGAAAACAGTATTTAAATTCTTCCATCCCTGTGAAAACTGTAAAAAAGAGTATGAAAACAGTAGTAGCTTCAGATACAGGTATGAGCTTATATCCTGTCCTGACTGTTTTGCACCTGTATTTTACAGATCAAAAAGTAAAGAAAGGATAGCCTTTACACCTGAAGAAAGAGAAAAGCTTTTTAACGCCATAGCAGGACTTGTATCTGAAGGAAAACCTGTAAAAGTTAAGACAGCTAACGGCTATAAAGTTATAGGAACCATACATGAGGAAAACATAAAGAAGATAAGAGAGATAGAAAAAACAGGAAGAAAACCTGTAACAGTTCTTATTACGGATATATCAAAACTTGATGATATAGCTTATGTAAATGATACACAGATAAAAGCCCTCTCATCTCAGGAAAGACCTGTTGTTAAACTTCAGGCAAAAGATGCTTTCTTGGAGAGAGATCTTGTTTCACAGACAGGTTTTGTAAACTTTAAGCTTGTAGATGATCCTGTTCTCAGCTTTATAGCATTTTTCCTGAAAGAGAGAGGAATTCCCTACATCTTTATTCACGATATCTCAGAAGACAATCTGGATAAGATAAATGACGGCTTAGATCATGATGTCCCAATTGTTAATATCCAGAAAGACACGGAAGTTTTTACAGTTGGAGACAGAATTTTAATAAAGGAAGGAGAAAAGGGGATACTGCCTGCTGTACTGAAAGGAAAACCTGTCTACAACATATCAGTTGCAGGAGATTACGTTGCTGTTCCTGTTGAGGATGGGGAGTACCTGATAGACAGAAAAGATAAAGTTCTGCCTATTATTGATGGATTTTTATCAAAAGCAGATGAGGTAAGACTTTTAGATGGAAGATATGAGGTTATAAACATACCATACAACAACATTAGAGATTTTAAAGACTATGAAGGAGCTTTATACTCAGTTGTTGCCGAGCATAATCTTCTGGATCAGCCTTTTGTAGGTATATATCTATCTACAAAGAGCGATAATAACTGCTTTGCGGTAAGATCCCATACAAAACCTTTAAAACAGCTTATTAAAATAAAACCAGTTCTGTTATTTGAAGATTTTCTAAAAACGGTTAAATGGGCTTTAGAAGAGATAAAGAGTATGTCACCTGAAGGCGAGAGGCTGATAAGTAATTATGCAAAAAAGTTTCCTGATATATTTAAAAAGATAGAGAAGATACAGCTGGATGATAATGGAAGAGAGTCAGAGAGTATAACAGCTGTTATAAATCTTATATCGGTAATATTGGGAGCGTTTGAGCAAAATGATTTAAGCTATTTTGAAGAACCTGCTGAAATTTTTGAAAATAAAGCGTTAGATTATCCAAAAAGAAAAGCCTTAAAAGTTGATTTCTTCCTTTATGAAGAGGAAGGAGTATTCTATCTCGACTGGAGAACAACACTGAGAAGCCTTATGTCTTATAAAATAGCAGGAACTGATATACCTATGCTTTCTTACTCATTCTTTGAAGGTCTTGGGGAATGGATAGTTAACCAGTCACAGACAGCCCTCACAAAACTAAAGATAAACAATCTTGTTTTAGCAGGAGATCTTTTCTCAAATCCTGTATTAACAGGTAGGATACTGAAACATCTTCCGGACAGGAATATATTGTTAAATGAAAGACTGCCTATTGATGTTCAGAATATTGCGTTCGGAGGGCTGTTTGTGGAATGA
- a CDS encoding RtcB family protein has protein sequence MKDKIKSLIDLSQIEPEALKQIYDVASLDIVKKLAIMPDVHTGYDLCIGGVALVEDHISPSFVGYDIGCGMCFVNTGVKKEEIFRSRKEREKIAQQIYKAIPVGNNIRKKPLDYKPFKSASGDKNLTKKVNDKLYHSLGTLGSGNHFIEIGENLEGYVCITIHSGSRNIGHSIASYYMKKGRFLPLKSDIGQAYIQDMNFALEYALENRLTMMKEILKILGFTEKEAKKIIKKTLINENHNHAVITEEGVLHRKGATPADEGQLGIIPANMRDGVYVTVGLGNKEFLSSASHGAGRVLSRRKAKELIDLEEFKKVMDSADIVAKVSPSTLDEAPFAYKDINQVIEAQRGVVVEIIDQVKPVINIKG, from the coding sequence ATGAAGGACAAGATAAAAAGCCTTATAGATCTTTCACAGATAGAGCCTGAGGCTTTAAAACAGATATATGATGTTGCATCACTTGATATAGTAAAAAAGCTTGCCATTATGCCTGATGTCCATACAGGCTATGATCTGTGTATAGGTGGTGTGGCACTTGTTGAGGATCATATATCACCATCTTTTGTCGGATATGATATAGGCTGTGGGATGTGTTTTGTTAATACAGGTGTTAAAAAAGAGGAGATCTTCAGATCAAGAAAGGAGAGAGAAAAGATAGCCCAGCAGATATATAAAGCCATTCCTGTAGGGAATAATATAAGGAAAAAGCCTCTTGATTATAAACCTTTTAAGTCTGCATCAGGGGACAAAAATCTGACGAAAAAGGTTAATGATAAACTTTACCACTCACTTGGAACACTTGGAAGCGGAAATCATTTTATAGAGATAGGTGAAAATCTTGAAGGGTATGTATGCATAACGATACACTCAGGATCAAGGAATATAGGTCATTCTATTGCTTCGTACTACATGAAAAAGGGAAGATTTCTCCCTTTAAAATCAGATATTGGACAGGCTTATATTCAGGATATGAACTTTGCACTTGAGTATGCACTTGAAAACAGACTGACAATGATGAAAGAGATACTTAAGATCTTAGGATTTACTGAAAAGGAAGCTAAGAAGATAATTAAGAAAACATTGATAAATGAGAACCACAACCACGCAGTTATAACTGAAGAGGGAGTGCTACACAGGAAAGGGGCAACACCTGCAGATGAAGGACAGTTAGGTATAATTCCTGCAAATATGAGGGATGGTGTGTATGTTACTGTAGGTCTTGGAAATAAAGAGTTTCTATCATCTGCTTCACACGGAGCTGGTAGGGTTTTATCAAGGAGAAAGGCAAAAGAGCTTATAGATCTTGAAGAGTTTAAAAAGGTAATGGATAGTGCAGATATAGTTGCGAAAGTATCACCATCTACACTGGATGAGGCACCTTTCGCATACAAGGATATAAATCAGGTGATAGAAGCCCAGAGAGGTGTAGTGGTAGAGATCATAGATCAGGTAAAACCTGTTATAAATATAAAAGGTTAA
- a CDS encoding mechanosensitive ion channel family protein — MENGIVQQIDYLLKQLFLGTPIYKWALALLVFLLFLFFRKLFTHIIIGIIRKLTSRTKTTIDDKLLKVIESPFKFLFIVFGVWFAFSILNVEQEIVNHLIKSLFIITVFWILYNAVIIFQEGFYKFAERFGKDLSRELGSFFIKSAKIFIFVLGFVAVLQEWGIDVTAFIASLGLGGLAFALAAKDTVANLFGGLTILADKSLKIGDWVKVGSVEGIVEDLGIRTTKIRTFEKSLITVPNSYIANNPIENYSRRDNRRIKMTIGLVYDTPGETVKKIVDDIRSMLKEHPRISKDLITLVFFDKFGDSSLDIFIYTFTDTSNWEKYMAIKEDINLKIMEIVERNGSSFAYPSQSIYIEKVPEKLIFYDPDKKD; from the coding sequence ATGGAGAACGGCATAGTACAGCAGATAGACTATCTTTTGAAACAGCTTTTTTTAGGGACGCCCATTTATAAATGGGCGTTAGCCCTTCTGGTTTTTCTTCTTTTTCTATTTTTTAGAAAACTTTTTACACATATAATCATAGGTATCATCAGAAAACTTACCTCTAGAACGAAAACAACAATTGATGACAAGCTTCTGAAGGTAATAGAAAGTCCCTTTAAATTTCTCTTTATAGTTTTTGGGGTCTGGTTTGCATTCAGTATATTGAATGTTGAACAGGAGATAGTAAATCATCTCATTAAGAGTCTTTTTATAATCACAGTTTTCTGGATTTTATACAACGCTGTGATCATATTTCAGGAAGGATTCTATAAGTTTGCTGAAAGGTTTGGGAAGGATCTTTCAAGGGAGCTTGGCAGTTTCTTCATAAAATCTGCAAAGATATTTATATTTGTTCTTGGATTTGTCGCTGTTCTTCAGGAGTGGGGAATTGATGTAACAGCATTTATAGCCTCTCTCGGTCTTGGTGGTCTTGCATTTGCCCTTGCTGCTAAGGACACTGTTGCAAACCTATTTGGTGGTCTTACGATACTTGCAGATAAATCCTTAAAGATAGGTGATTGGGTTAAGGTTGGATCTGTTGAAGGTATCGTTGAGGATCTTGGTATCAGAACAACAAAGATAAGAACTTTTGAGAAATCCCTTATAACTGTCCCAAACAGCTATATAGCCAATAATCCCATTGAGAACTACTCAAGAAGGGATAACAGAAGAATAAAGATGACAATAGGTCTCGTTTATGATACGCCCGGTGAGACTGTTAAAAAGATAGTGGATGATATAAGAAGTATGCTGAAAGAACACCCAAGGATATCAAAAGATCTTATAACACTTGTGTTCTTTGATAAGTTTGGAGACAGCTCACTTGATATTTTTATATACACATTTACAGACACATCAAACTGGGAAAAGTACATGGCTATAAAAGAAGATATTAACCTAAAAATAATGGAGATTGTTGAAAGGAATGGCTCATCATTTGCTTATCCAAGCCAGTCTATCTATATAGAAAAAGTTCCTGAGAAGCTTATTTTTTACGACCCAGACAAAAAAGATTAA
- a CDS encoding FixH family protein, producing the protein MRRISFTAILLLLVGFTVFSCTKKEAYKKELISDSYKVVIVSDQPPHVGVNKWKVYVYTKDGSAVTDASVKINGYMPPMPGMPEMSFDYPVKNTGQFYESDVNLSMSGTWQITIVVEKGGKKESIKFGFNL; encoded by the coding sequence ATGAGGAGAATATCTTTTACAGCCATTCTACTACTCTTGGTAGGATTTACAGTTTTTTCCTGTACAAAAAAAGAGGCGTACAAGAAAGAACTAATCTCGGACAGTTATAAAGTGGTTATAGTTTCAGACCAGCCGCCCCATGTGGGAGTAAACAAATGGAAGGTGTATGTTTATACAAAGGATGGTTCAGCTGTTACTGATGCTTCCGTTAAAATTAATGGTTACATGCCTCCAATGCCGGGAATGCCTGAGATGAGTTTTGATTATCCTGTTAAAAATACTGGACAATTTTATGAAAGTGATGTAAATCTATCTATGAGTGGAACATGGCAGATAACCATAGTTGTTGAAAAAGG